The proteins below are encoded in one region of Helianthus annuus cultivar XRQ/B chromosome 2, HanXRQr2.0-SUNRISE, whole genome shotgun sequence:
- the LOC110892526 gene encoding uncharacterized protein LOC110892526 yields MRQRRWVEHMIYHSSDERISKFVDALPLECDKFVNNQKRNSRVNDDELLRTLHGRDGVPPTIDEILRIAKVYVIQEKAVAASHPANRKKEALKNQEDREQRGSKGKGRGDRYQRSDRTDSRYDRSRNAYSRNESSKQWSDYPKLSKTPAEILASENLKFNPPKPLKDNPNKDTSKYCEYQKGSGHHTNDCFQLKKQIEYFVKAGKLAHLVRDIKQGPSPVKEENDKAAGKRPRELNIVYADTGKGAQWSFSTLKPWMLATMTIEPRVEDLHLTTDALIISDVVGDYHMRRILVDTGSLEDIIYEHCFNRMQPDDKRLLESVHAPIKGFTGEKVDPNGQITFPVTIGQEPREMTIHLTFLVVRAESYHNVIIGRFTLGKLDAIVSTARGFMKFPTPRGVATVFRDKLGEVLNTKRCCQGPIGAIGPERWVFKHTPSGSDSYDRIQPLP; encoded by the exons atgcgtcaacgaaggtGGGTCGAACATATGATATATCATTCAAGTGATgaaagaatttcaaaatttgtTGATGCTTTACCTTTGGAATGTGATAAATTCGTGAATAATCAAAAACGGAATTCTA GAGTAAACGACGACGAGTTGCTAAGAACACTTCATGGAAGGGATGGCGTACCTCCCACCATCGATGAAATACTGAGGATAGCCAAAGTGTACGTTATACAAGAAAAGGCCGTGGCTGCCAGTCACCCGGCCAACAGGAAAAAGGAGGCCCTGAAAAACCAAGAAGACAGAGAGCAACGAGGTTCTAAAGGTAAGGGTAGAGGAGACCGATACCAAAGGAGTGATAGGACGGACTCGCGGTATGACAGATCCCGAAACGCTTATTCAAGGAATGAGTCCTCTAAACAATGGTCCGACTACCCCAAACTGAGCAAGACACCAGCAGAGATCCTGGCTTCAGAGAACCTCAAGTTTAATCCTCCAAAGCCGCTGAAAGACAACCCCAACAAAGACACAAGCAAATATTGTGAGTACCAGAAAGGGAGCGGCCACCATACAAACGATTGCTTTCAGCTAAAGAAGCAGATTGAATACTTTGTGAAAGCAGGTAAATTGGCACATCTAGTGAGGGATATAAAGCAGGGCCCGTCCCCCGTCAAGGAAGAAAACGATAAGGCGGCGGGAAAAAGACCACGAGAGCTAAATATAGTATACGCGGATACGGGAAAAGGTGCACAGTGGAGTTTCTCCACGCTCAAACCCTGGATGTTAGCGACCATGACCATCGAGCCTCGCGTAGAAGACTTGCACCTCACCACGGATGCTCTGATCATATCCGATGTAGTAGGGGATTATCACATGAGAAGGATCCTGGTAGATACCGGAAGTTTAGAAGACATTATCTATGAGCACTGTTTTAATAGAATGCAACCAGATGACAAAAGGCTGCTTGAGTCGGTGCACGCCCCCATTAAAGGTTTCACAGGAGAAAAGGTTGACCCTAATGGTCAGATTACCTTTCCAGTCACAATCGGACAAGAGCCCCGAGAAATGACCATACACCTAACATTCCTCGTGGTACGTGCTGAGTCATACCATAATGTGATCATTGGAAGGTTCACCCTAGGAAAATTGGATGCTATAGTCTCCACGGCGCGAGGTTTCATGAAGTTTCCTACCCCGCGGGGTGTTGCAACGGTGTTTCGTGACAAACTAGGGGAGGTATTGAACACCAAAAGATGTTGCCAAGGACCTATCGGGGCCATCGGCCCGGAAAGATGGGTATTTAAGCACACACCATCCGGATCAGACAGTTACGATAGGATACAGCCTCTCCCCTGA